A genomic segment from Lignipirellula cremea encodes:
- a CDS encoding DUF1501 domain-containing protein gives MHTFSRRDYLYGLGASLGATAFSALVAAEEPANRGRAPLAPRAGHVPASAQNVIFLMMEGGPSHIDTFDPKPKLRELHLQEFVRQGKMKSAMESGKRYFVESPFKFRRAGQSGADIAENWEHLTGCVDDICFYRGCQVDSVNHPTAMYQMNTGNRFGGDPSLGGWITYGLGSSNQNLPGFMVLPETSYPQGGAANWSNGFLPAHYQGTPLRPQGSPILDLKPPPGVTPGHQRDNLQLLAKLNQNHAAEHPQHEELSARMDAYELAFRMQSQVPGILDIGQETAATHALYGIAQEPTDAFGRKCLLARRLVENGVRFVQVYAGTWDSHDYIERAHGNLVRRVDRPIAALLTDLKRCGLLDSTLVVWCGEFGRSPDNGVRGGVAYGRDHNPHAMTIWLAGGGVKAGHTIGATDETGAAAVECVHHVRDLHVTLLRLLGLDDNKLTYFHGGRFKQLSQFGGQLIKEIVA, from the coding sequence ATGCATACTTTCTCGCGACGCGATTATCTTTATGGCCTGGGAGCCTCGCTCGGGGCGACCGCGTTCAGTGCGCTCGTCGCCGCCGAGGAACCGGCGAACCGCGGCCGCGCACCGCTGGCGCCGCGGGCGGGGCATGTTCCGGCCAGCGCACAGAACGTGATTTTCCTGATGATGGAAGGCGGGCCATCGCATATCGACACGTTTGATCCCAAACCCAAACTGCGCGAGCTTCATCTCCAGGAGTTTGTCCGCCAGGGGAAAATGAAATCCGCGATGGAAAGCGGCAAACGCTACTTTGTCGAAAGCCCCTTCAAGTTCCGCCGGGCCGGCCAGTCGGGCGCCGACATCGCGGAGAACTGGGAACACTTGACCGGCTGCGTCGACGATATCTGTTTCTACCGAGGCTGCCAGGTCGACTCGGTGAATCATCCCACCGCCATGTATCAAATGAATACCGGGAACCGGTTTGGCGGCGACCCATCGCTCGGCGGCTGGATTACGTACGGACTCGGCTCCAGCAACCAGAATCTGCCAGGCTTTATGGTGCTGCCGGAGACTTCGTATCCCCAGGGCGGAGCCGCCAACTGGAGCAACGGCTTTCTTCCCGCGCACTATCAGGGCACGCCGTTACGGCCGCAGGGTTCGCCCATTCTCGACCTGAAACCGCCGCCTGGAGTCACGCCGGGTCACCAGCGCGATAACCTGCAGCTCCTGGCGAAGCTGAATCAAAACCATGCCGCCGAGCACCCGCAACACGAGGAGTTGTCCGCCCGGATGGACGCTTATGAACTGGCTTTCCGCATGCAGTCGCAAGTCCCGGGAATTCTCGACATCGGCCAGGAGACGGCCGCCACCCATGCGCTTTATGGGATCGCCCAGGAGCCGACCGACGCGTTCGGTCGAAAGTGCTTGCTGGCCCGCCGACTGGTCGAGAACGGCGTTCGCTTCGTGCAGGTGTACGCCGGCACCTGGGATTCGCACGATTACATCGAAAGGGCGCACGGGAACCTGGTGCGACGGGTCGATCGCCCCATCGCCGCGCTGTTGACCGATCTCAAAAGATGCGGACTGCTCGACAGCACACTGGTCGTTTGGTGCGGCGAATTTGGTCGTTCGCCCGACAACGGCGTCCGTGGCGGAGTGGCCTATGGACGCGATCACAACCCGCACGCCATGACGATCTGGCTGGCCGGCGGCGGCGTGAAGGCCGGCCACACGATCGGCGCCACCGACGAAACGGGCGCGGCTGCGGTGGAGTGCGTCCACCACGTACGCGACCTGCACGTCACCCTCTTGCGCCTGCTGGGACTTGACGATAATAAACTGACGTACTTCCACGGAGGACGATTCAAACAGCTGAGCCAGTTTGGCGGCCAGTTGATTAAAGAGATCGTCGCCTGA
- a CDS encoding DUF1552 domain-containing protein has translation MKLRCSPRSSYAPAAQDDQVHPGRTPSARLRQAILLVYHLQRQGSGVLHDFGTSTLAVTVRHPGGLNSSPAACPADKLRTSKEIKVMYDLIVAAIQTDMTRVVTYHLPGLFSQEF, from the coding sequence TTGAAATTGAGATGTAGCCCTCGCTCGTCGTACGCCCCCGCCGCCCAAGACGATCAGGTTCATCCAGGCCGCACGCCATCAGCCCGACTCCGGCAGGCAATCCTGCTGGTTTACCACTTGCAGCGCCAGGGCAGTGGGGTACTCCATGATTTTGGTACTTCCACCCTGGCAGTTACTGTTCGCCATCCTGGCGGTTTGAATTCATCACCGGCAGCCTGTCCGGCCGACAAGCTGCGAACGTCGAAGGAAATCAAGGTGATGTACGACCTGATCGTGGCCGCCATCCAAACCGACATGACGCGCGTAGTCACTTATCACCTGCCGGGCCTGTTCAGTCAAGAATTCTGA
- a CDS encoding Gfo/Idh/MocA family protein: MTHNVPSITRRSALQASVGLAAASLCPGAVRRALGFESANERPRIGVIGCGVRWDKRVFAADGRYGVGKEFPKFGDIISVCDVDANRLARAKDIVQGWLGKAPDSASDYRKIIDDPRVDVVHISTPDHWHAKIAIEAMLAGKDVYCEKPMTLTIDEGRLLCEACRKTGAVMQVGTQQRSAPQFVKAIAMIRDGRLGKLVRVLCGIGGAPVSPEIPVATPPRHFDWDRWLGPAPRVDYRFQAGAPNIIQSWSRTHYEFRWWYEYSGGKLTDWGAHHVDIATWGMDKTDTGPISVDPIMVEHPVEFQDGYPKVDNAYNTATKFHIKAIYHDGVELILRHDTDNGILFEGTEGRIFVNRGKLVGKPVEDLASNPLPDGAMEAVYKGRELTDHVANFFAAVASRQEPISDVFSHHRALTTCHLAGIAARVGRKIRWDPDQEQVIGDPLAQSLVAREKRQRFEIEM; the protein is encoded by the coding sequence ATGACGCACAACGTTCCTTCGATCACCCGTCGCAGCGCGCTCCAGGCATCGGTTGGGCTCGCTGCTGCTTCGCTTTGTCCGGGCGCAGTGCGTCGCGCCCTGGGGTTCGAAAGCGCCAATGAACGCCCCCGAATCGGCGTGATTGGCTGCGGGGTTCGCTGGGACAAACGGGTGTTTGCCGCCGACGGCCGCTACGGCGTTGGCAAGGAATTTCCGAAGTTCGGCGACATTATCTCGGTTTGCGATGTCGATGCAAATCGGCTCGCTCGCGCCAAAGATATCGTGCAAGGCTGGCTGGGCAAAGCTCCCGACAGCGCGAGCGACTATCGAAAAATCATCGACGATCCGCGGGTCGATGTCGTCCACATCAGCACGCCCGACCACTGGCACGCCAAGATCGCGATCGAAGCAATGCTGGCGGGCAAGGACGTCTACTGCGAAAAGCCAATGACGCTAACGATTGACGAAGGCCGATTGCTTTGCGAAGCGTGCCGGAAGACCGGCGCGGTGATGCAGGTTGGCACGCAACAACGTAGTGCGCCGCAATTCGTCAAGGCGATCGCCATGATTCGGGACGGTCGGCTGGGCAAGCTGGTTCGCGTGCTATGCGGGATTGGCGGGGCTCCGGTCAGCCCGGAAATCCCCGTTGCTACTCCGCCCAGGCACTTCGACTGGGACCGCTGGCTCGGTCCGGCGCCGCGGGTCGATTATCGCTTCCAGGCCGGCGCTCCGAACATTATCCAATCGTGGTCGCGTACGCATTACGAGTTCCGCTGGTGGTACGAATATTCCGGCGGCAAGTTGACGGACTGGGGCGCTCATCACGTCGATATCGCCACGTGGGGCATGGACAAGACGGATACCGGGCCCATCTCCGTCGATCCGATCATGGTCGAGCACCCGGTCGAATTCCAGGACGGTTATCCCAAGGTCGATAACGCGTATAACACCGCCACAAAGTTCCATATCAAAGCGATCTACCACGACGGGGTGGAACTCATCCTGCGCCACGACACAGATAATGGCATCCTGTTTGAAGGGACCGAAGGAAGGATTTTCGTCAATCGCGGCAAACTGGTCGGCAAGCCGGTCGAAGATCTGGCGTCGAACCCGTTGCCCGACGGCGCCATGGAAGCGGTCTACAAAGGTCGTGAATTGACGGATCACGTCGCCAACTTCTTTGCTGCGGTGGCAAGTCGCCAAGAGCCAATCTCCGACGTTTTCAGTCATCACCGCGCTCTGACGACTTGCCATCTGGCAGGCATCGCCGCCCGAGTTGGTCGCAAGATTCGCTGGGATCCCGATCAGGAGCAGGTCATCGGCGACCCGTTGGCTCAATCGCTGGTTGCGCGTGAGAAACGCCAGCGCTTTGAAATTGAGATGTAG